atattttccatCTAAGCCTGAGTCACTTTACATTACAAATTACACCCTTAAATAtgaattattttacattatatCTTACAGCAGCTTCAGTGAGGCAATCGGTCCATGGGCTGTCCGTGGTCTGAGGCTCTTTAGGTTTTCATTacatgtttaatttattttacaatttttcttttatacatTTTTCACCTAAGAATGGATTACTTTACATTACAAATTACACCCCTAAGTATGAATTATTTTACATTACATATCACAGCAACTTCGGTGTGGCAATCTGTCTGCGGGCTGTCCGTGCTCAGAGGCCCATTGGATattgaatttattttacaattttttatttttatacattttccGCTTAAGAATTAATTATTTGACATTATATATCACAGCAACTGCTCTGTGCTAATCTATCTCTGGGTTGCTCACGGTCAGAGGCTCGTTGGATGTTAagtttattttacaatttttattctATATATTTTCCACCTAAGCATGAATTATTtcacattatatattatatccATAAGTATGAATTATTTCACATTCTCTATCACATCCATAAGTCTGAATTATTTTACATCACATATTCCAGTAATTCCATTGTGCCAATCTGTCTGTGGGCTGTCCATGGTCAGAGGGTGGCTggatatttaatttattttacaattttttattttatatattttccatCTAAGCCTGAGTCACTTTACATTACAAATTACACCCTTAAATATGAATTATTTTACATTACATATCACAGCAACTTCGGCGTGGCAATCTGTCTGTGGGCTGTCCGTGCTCAGAGGCTCATTGgatgtttaaatttattttacaattttttatttttatacattttccaCTTAAACATGAATTATTTTACGTTACATATCACAGCAATTTCAGGGTGGCAATCTGTCCATGGGTTGCTCATGGTCAGCAGTGCCTTGGATgtttaattcatttttcaatttttattttatacatttctCCCTTAAGCAGGAATTATTTCACATTATATATTACCTCAACTTCGGTGTGGCAATCTGTCTGCGGGCTGTCCATGGTCAGAGGCTCGTTGgatattaaatttattttacaatttttttttatacattttacaCCTAAgtattaattattttacattGAATATCATAGTGGCAATGTTTCTCTGGGCTGTCCGTGCTCAGAGGCCCGTTGGATTTTCCTTAGACgtttaatttcttttacaatttttattttatacatttcCCGCCTAAGCATGAGTTACTTTACATCACATATTACATTGGgatcccccaaattcctgcccGAAATTCCAGCCTCAAATTCCCGGAGTCGCACATTCctgggggaaactgaggcacaaagcCCCACCTTCATCCTGGGATCCCTCAAATCCCTGCTGGTTCCTGCAGCATtcctggggaaactgaggcacagcacccccaacATCCTGGGATCCCCCAGATTCCCGCCTCAAATTCCTGGAGTCGCACATtcctggggaaactgaggcacgaaCCCCACCTCATCCTGGGATCCCCCAAGTTCCGGCTCTTTACTGCAGCATtccaggggaaactgaggcacagaccaacccccccccccccccatccaTCCTGGCATCCTCGAAATTCCCGCTCCGAAATTCCCACCTCGAATTCCCGCTCCTTCCTCAAGCTGCCGCATtcctggggaaactgaggcacgaaCACCCGCCTTCATCCTGGGATCCCTCAAATTCCGGCTTTTTACTGCGGTATtccaggggaaactgaggcaccgCCCCCCAACATCCTGGGATCCCCcaaattccttctcctttctagAGCTGCCGCATTCcggggggaaactgaggcacaaacACCCACCTTCATCCTGGGGTCCCTCAAATTCCGGCTCCTCACTGCAGCGTTCcagggggaaactgaggcacaaacCGCCCAACATCCCGggatcccccaaattcccacccTGAAATTCCCGCCTCAAATTCCcggagaaactgaggcacgaaCCCCCCTTCATCCTGGGATCCCCCCAGATTCCCGCTTCTTCCTGCGGCATTccgggggaaactgaggcacagccccCCCAATCCTGGGATCCCCCAAATTCCCGTTCGTTCCTGCGATATtcctggggaaactgaggcacagcccGGTCCAGTCCTGGGATCCCCCAAATTCCCGGGCTGCAACATTCcagggggaaactgaggcacagaccGCCAATCCTGGGGTCGCCCAAATTCCTGGAGCAGCACATTCccaggggaaactgaggcacggccCGCCGGGTCCCGCCCGATCCGGGTCCGTCATTCCCGGAGAACAATGGGAACCGGGAACCGGGAcagcggggcgggggcggggcggggccgagACCGCCCCCATCCCGCGGGGACTCGGACCCGGATCGGGaccgggatcgggatcgggacCGGCaccgggatcgggatcgggatcaggaccgggaccgggatcgggatcgggagCTGCACCGGGACCGGGATCGGGACCGGGATCGGGgacccccggcccggccgcggaCCCCGGAGCGGGTACGGGACACTCGGGGGGCTGCGGGATCCGGGAATGGGAGGGAAAATTCCGGGAATGTGCGAGGATCCCGGGAATGTGTGCGGGACACTCGGGAATGGGAGCGGGCCccgggaatgggaacgggaccccgggaatgggaacgggacccgggaatgggaacgggaccCCGGGAATGAGAACGGGACccgggaatgggaacgggaccCCGGGAATGAGAACGGGACCCGGGAATGGGAGCGGGCCccgggaatgggaacgggaccCGGGAGTGGGAACGAGACTCCGGGAACGGGAGCGGGACCCCGGGAGTGGGGGCGGGACCCCGGGAATGCGTGCGAGACACTCGGGGGGCTGCGGGACCCCGGGAATGTGGGGGGATCCTGGAAATGCGGGAAGGACCccgggaatgggaacgggaccCCGGGAATGGGAGTGGGATCCCGGGAATTTGGGGGGACCCCGAGAATGCGTGCGGGAGACTCGGGGGGCTGCGGGATCCAGGAAATGCGGGCGAGGTCCCGGGAATGCAGGAGGGGCCCCGGGAATGCGTGCGGGACACTCGGGGGGTTGCGGGGTCCCGGGAATGCGAGCGAGACCCCGGGATTGGGGGGGACCCCGGGAATGGGAGCGAGGTCCCGGGAGTGCGTGCGGGGATCCGGGAATGTGGGAGAATCCCGGGAATGCGGGGGGGGGGACCCCGGGATCGGGACGGGACCCCGGGAATGGGAGCGGGACCCCGGAAATATGAGCGGGGCAGTTGGGGGGCTGCGGGACCCCCGGAATGGGAACGGGACCCCGGGAGTGCGGGGGGATCCCGGTATCGGAGCGGGACCCCGGGAATAAGGGGGAAATCCGGGAATGTGGGGGGACGCCGGGAATGCGTGCGGGACCTCGGGAATGCGGGGGGGATCccgggaatgggaacgggaccCCGGGAATGAGAACGGGAGAACCCCGGGATCGGAACGGGACCccgggaatgggaacgggactCTGGGAATGTGGGGGGACCCCAGGAACGGGACCccgggaatgggaacgggaccCCGGGAATGCGGGGGGATCCCGGGATCGGGACGGGACCccgggaatgggaacgggactCTGGGAATGTGGGGGGACCCCAGGAACGGGACCccgggaatgggaacgggaccCGGGGAATGCGGGGGGATCCCAGGAACGGGACCccgggaatgggaacgggaccCCGGGAATGCGGGGGGATCCCAGGAACGGGACCCCGGGAATGCGGGGGGATCCCGGGATCGGAGCGGGACCccgggaatgggaacgggaccCCGGGAATGTGGGGGGATCCCAGGAACGAGAGCCCGGGAGTGCGGGGAGGGATGCCGGGAttgggccgggccgggccggtcCCTCCCGGGTCGCGCTCCGCGGGGGCCATGTCGCGACATGTGGGGCCTTGTCCGGACACGTCAGAACACGTCGGGCCGGGTTTTCCCCGCGTTTTGCGGGACGCGCCTTCTCCCGGGggctccttttcccttcccgcATCCCGGGGGTCGCTGCCCccattttggggggtcccagcCGCGcttttggggggggggaggggaaatttggggtgtAGCGGGATGGGGGAGGGGCGGCCGTGCCGGGGGGGAGGGGCACTCCCGGTTCTgctgatttattaaaaatatcgATATCGATCCCGTACCGATATCCAACTGTCAGGGACAAAAACTCGCACAGTTTAGAGTTAGAAAATACAGGTTTATTGTGGGATCGCTCCCAAATTCACACCGCAATTTACAGGCGATCGATCACAGAGCCCTTATTTTATCCATAATTGGGTATTGAACacccaaaatacaaatattcaGCACTTTGGTAATTAGTTCAAAAGTCCTTAAGCATGATAATTAGTTCAAAAGTCGTTAAGCATGCGCAGTTTGTTCCTCGAAATGGGTCCGTTGTCCCTTCCatggggaggggtcccaaaATGAGGAAGTAAATGAAGTTTTCCTCCTTCTGACCTTTTCAATGCAAACACGACAAATTAACCCTTTGTAGAACTCCCACTCCCGTCTTCAATTGGTGTCAGAACAGAGGAATTTGTCTTATGTTCCTACAATTGTCCCATATTTATCAATTTCTATTCATCGATTTCTACTTTTCCATTCCTATTTATCCGTTTCTATTTATCAGTCAAAAGCTATTTATCAGTTTCTTCATTCTTCATTATAAACTCAGCTAACCCAATGATGCCggattttgccccaaaaggcgagaataactgccTAAGAGACTCAGCTTAAGTctaataagcaggaggtattttattgcaACGCGTCGGGgaaatcacaaaatggatttctgagttTCCCGTAACAAAGGCAGGCCTTTTATACAGTTTTGGATATAGGATTACATCAGATCATATACATAATCGTATCTTTGCATGAATATTCATAGGGGGCGTGGCGTAGGCGGAGCGTGGGCGGGGACGCCTCTTTTGAGGATCATCTTGGTGGTCGTTCCGGTCGCCTTCATCATGGCCTGGGGTCTCCtgatgagtcttcctccttgaacCTTTGAACCCCTTTCCTAATTTGGCCAATTCCCCGTGTGCTTGGCTTGGTCCCCATGGCTTGGCGAGGCTCTtagggtcagtttgacattgttggctctgaacaTGCTCAGCCCATCAGTTCCCCCATCCCTATCTCTCTTCCCTGTCATTGTGTTCCGTGCTTTAGCCGATTTATTGCTCTGTGTGTTTCCTAAATGCTATGCtttcttcaaatgcctcacattctgtgttttaactcattatttcttgaaggCTATCTGTTTTGGGGCTTCACCAACATGGTGCTAACAGACAATCAATTATTAGTTAACTACTCTTAAGTTCATCAAGGCCTgcctatttattttaattaactcCAGCAAAGCTGATCTCTAACTAAAATCTTCTCTAAAAATCTCCGAATTCATTAAAGTTTGTGTCTCTCTGAATTCACTAcagtttctgtttctctgaCTTCATTAcagtttctgtttctctgaCTTCATTAATTTGTGTTTCTCTGAATTCACTGAAGTTTGTGTCTCTCTGAATTCATTAAATTTTATGTCTCTCTGAATTCGCTAAAGTTTGTGTCTCTGAATTCCTTAAAGTTTGTCTCTCAATGAATTCACTAAAGTTTGTGTCTCTCTGAATTTATTACAGTTTGTGTCTCTCTGACTTCATTAGTTTGTGTCTCTGAATTCACTAAAATTTGTGTCTCTAGATTCATTACAGTTTGTGTCTCTCTGAATTCACTAAAATTTGTCTCTAGATTCATTACAGTTTGTGTCTCTCTGAATTCACTAAAATTTGTGTCTCTAGATTCATTACAGTTTGTGTCTCTAGATTCATTACAGTTTGTGTCTCTCTGAATTCACTAAAATTTGTGTCTCTAGATTCATTACAGTTTGTGTCTCTCTGAATTCACTAAAATTTGTGTCCCGCTGTTCCCGCAGCTCCGACGTTCCCTGGGATCGGGAATCGCGGCCGGGAATCACCGGAGCGGGCCCGGGCTCGGGCGGTGACCTCGGTGGCCCCGGAAAGAGCGCGcaccttcctcctcatcctcatcctcctcctcctcgtgcccgacttcctcttcctcccccgGGCTCGGAACCGTCGGGCGGCGGCTGCGACACCGCGGGGACATCGCGGCGCTCACGGCATTCCCGGGACAATCGTGGGACTGAGAAAATTCCTGGGACACTCTTGGGACTGAGAAAATTCCCGGGACACCCCCGGGACATCTCCGGAACTGCCGGAATTCCCGGGACACTCTTGGGACAGAGAAAATTCCCTGGACACCTTTGGGACACTCTTGGGACTGAGAAAATCCCTGGGACACCCTCGGGACATCCGCGGGACATCTCCGGAACATCCTCGGGACTGCCGGAATTCCCGTGCCGCTTTTGGAATTTCCAGGACACTTCTGGGACTCTGAAAATTTCCTGGACACCCCTTGGgactcaaaaaaaaattcttgggACACCCTTGGAACGCTCTTGATACTGAGGACATTCCTGGGACGCCCCCGGGACTGCCGGAATTCCCGGGCCACGTTTGGCACTGGCCGCAGCCCCGGCGAGGAGAGGAGGCGCCGTTCCCGTCCCGCTCTCCGGGGCCATGTTCCGCTTCCTGCCCCGCTGGAGGAGGAGGCGCCCCGAGGATGCCCCCGGGGCCGCGGATCGCGGAGCTCTCCCGGAGGAGTTTTCCCCCCAGTCCCGGCACCGGcagcccgggcagggctgggcctgcCTGTGGAGGCACACCGGGACGCGGCATTGCCCGGGAGCCGGGCACACCGGGACGGGGCATTCCCCAGGAACCGGGCACACCGGGACGGGGCATTCCCCAGGAACCGGGCACACCGGGACGGGGCATTCCCCAGGAACCGGGCACACCGGGACGGGGCATTCCCCAGGAACCGGGCACACCGGGACGCGGCATTGCCCGGGAGCCGGGCACACCGGGACGCGGCATTGCCCGGGAGCCGGGCACACCGGGAGAGACGCCGGGATACCGGGAGAGGCGGGAGCCGGGCCCGGGTGTGCGCAGGTGAACGGGAAAGGGCCGGGGAGCGGCGGAGCCCGGCAGGAGCAGCCGCAGGTGGGGAACAGCCCCAGAGGGACCCAAGCCCTCGGGAAGGACTTTGGGGACAAGCCGGGTGTCCCACGCCAGGCCAGCAACGGGAATGAGCCCAGGGAAGGGACGGATCGGCCTCGGCGTCGGGCCCCGCTCCCACCGcgggctgggaacagggaggatgaggagggagagCCCAGCGGCAATTCCCGGAGCCAGGAGAGGGACACGAACAAGGACAGTGCCACCCACAACGGGAATGAGCCCAGGGAAGGGACGGATCGGCCTCGGCGTCGGGCCCCGCTCCCACCccgggctgggagcagggaggatgaggagggagagCCCGGCAGCAATTCCCGGAGCCGGGACAAGGACAGTGGCACTGCCCTCCAGAACGGGAATGTGCCAGGGGAAGGGATGGATCAGCCCGCGTGCGTTCCCTCGGTCTGGACTGCCAaaagggaggatgaggagggagagCCCGGCAGCAATTCCCGGAGCCGGGGGACGGTCACTGCCGCTGCCACCACCCCCGGAAGGGACAGACGGACGGAAGCTCTGTCGGGAGCGGAGCGCAGGGAGTGGCtctggcagaggctgctccagctgggagaggaCATGGCGAACTGGGAAGGGAAGCCCACGGCGGAGCTGGCGGCCGGGCTGGCGCGGCGCATCGCGGAGACGCCCCTCTGCAGCTACCCCGAGGGGCCGGGGGGCACCCGCAGCGCCCGGCGGGAGCGGAGCTCCGGAGCCAGCCCGGACCCCGACATTCCCAGCGGGATTTATGGAAGCCTCCTCAGAATGCTGAGAGCCAGCGGGAGCGCCGAGAGCGCAGAGGAGGACCCGGGCTCCGGCTCAagctcaggctcaggctcaggcttAGACTCAGGCTCAAGCTCGGGCTCGAGCTCAAGCTTGGGCTGGGAACAGGgctctggagccagcccagATCACATTTCCAGTGGGCGTTACAGGAACCTCCTCAGAATGCGGGGGGCGAGTGGGAGCACTGAGAGCGCGGAGGAGGActcaggctgggagcagagctctggagccagcccagACTGCGACATTCCATGTGGAAATTGCTTCATCGGAATGCTGAGGGCCAGCGGGAACGCCGAGAGCTCGGAGGAGGACTCTGGCTTGGagcaggatcaggatcaggatcaggcCGCCATGAACGGCGTGCAGGCTCCCAGCCGCCTGGAGCTGAGGTTCCCGGAGGTGTGGGCGCGCTCCCGGCTGGACTGCGGGCGCGTGGCCGAGGAGGTGCAGCTGGACGGGGCCCCGGtgcccttccagcagcagcgCCCGCTGCGCCCGGACGAGGAGGAGCAGATGGcggagctgctgaaggagtaCCAGGACCAGGAAATCGTGGTGAAGGGCACCTCTGAATCCAACAATCCCTTGATTCTCTACCAAAAACCGCATGGGCGCGGCGTCCGCCTCAGCCTGGACTGCCGCGCCCTCAACGCCGCCACCCCCGTGGAGCCCCAGGAGCGGCTGGACCGGGACAGGCTCCTGACCTCCATCAACCCCCGCAGCCGCTTCTTCTCCGTGCTGGACCTGTCCAACGCCTGCCTCGCCATCCCGCTggcctccagctgctggcaccGCTTCGCCTTCACCTTCGGGGACCAGCAGTTCCTGTTCACGCGGCTGCCGCCGACGTTCCGCGGCACCGCCTCCATCCTGCACCGCCGCGTGGCCGCCATGCTGAGCCAGCTGAGCCCCGACACCGCCCGCGGCGTCTTCCACTACTCCGACGACATCCTCATCACCGCCAAGCGCCGGCGGCAGCTGCGGTTCCGCACCCGCCGCGTGCTGCAGCTGATCCAGAGCACCGGCTTCAAAGTGAACCGCGAGAAGACGCAGCTGGTGCAGCCCGAGGTGAATTTCCTGGGCCTGACCCTGAGCGCCGCGGGGCGCCGCGTGCCCCACGAGAGGCTGAACCAGATCTGCCAGCACTGCGACGCTCCCGAGCCCTGGCATCCCGACCGGCTCCGCTCCGTCCTCGGCGAGTTCAACGATCTGAAGGAATTCATCGCCGACTACTTGGAGCTGGCGATGCCGCTGCAGGCCCTGGCGGTGCCGGAGAAGTGGCAAGGGGAGCGGGAATGGAAGTGGCAGCGGGAATGGCGACAgggaggctgggagcagctgcagcggcTGAAGGAGGCTCTGAAGGCGGCACCCACCCTGCTTTTCCCCAATAAATCCCAGCCCTTCGTGATCCGGCTGTCGGTGCACGAGTGCTCGGTGGGAGccgtgctgctgcaggagagggagggagagctgctCCCGGTGCGGCACTGCTCCCACAGGCTCCGCGGCCAGAGCTGGGCCCCGCAGGACGCCGCGTGCCTGGCGGCCGCCCGGGCTGTTGAGGCCTTCCAGAGCCTCACGGGGCCGGCTCCCATCCTCATCCAGGGCCCCGCCGGGCGTTACCTGCTCCGGGGCAAGCCGCTGCTCGAGGGCTGCACCTGCGACCCCGAGCTCCCGGAGCGATGGAGGCTGCTGGTGACCACCAAGGGCCTGGAGCGGCAGGAATCCCAAACCGCGCCGATCCCGCTGGCCCCGGGGCTGCAGGAACCCCGATTGGTGTCGATCCCGCTGGCCCCGGCGCTCTGGCAGCTGCCTGCCGACATTCCCAAAGCCAACGTCTGGTTCCTGGCCGTGGAGAAGGGATCGTCCGGAAAACAGTCCGTGGCGTTTGCTGCCGTGAACCTGGAGGAGCggtggctgctggggctgcggCAGGGCTGCGACAAGGAGGCGGCGTTGCTGGAGgcgctgcaggagctgcaggagcagcaccggAGCTGCCACCCGCTGTTCCTCTATTCCAGCTGGCCCTTGCTGGCGCCGAGGCTGAAGCAGCTCGAGCGGAGCTGGCGCTACAGCCAGGGCACGGTGCCTGCAGCGCTGCGCCGGCTCCGCTCCTGCCCGGGAATGCTGCAGGTGCGCCAGGTGGGATGGCACGGCAACGTGGCGCCGGACGAGAGCAGATGGATGCAGGAGGTGagagccagagccagagccatGGCCAAGAACCCCGTGAAGAGCCGGAAGGACTGGGAGCCGTCGGCGTACGAGCGGCAGGAGATCGTGGCGCAGTGCCACCGCCGGTGCCACGACGGCGCGCAGGAAACGCTGCGCCGTGTGCAGCACGTGCGGTCCTGGACAAACGCCCACGAGGACGTGGCGCGCTGGGTGCGGCGCTGCCCCCGGTGCCAGGAGGGGAATCCCGTTCCCGATCCCGACCCCGACCCGGCCCCGCAGCGCGAGCGGGGCCCCTGGTCCCGGCTGTGGCTCAGCCTCTGCACGGGGCTCCTGGAGAGCCCCGAGGGGTTCCGGGcgctgctgctggtgcaggacGAGCTCTCGGGCTGGCTCGACGCCTTCCCGCTGCGGGAGCCCGCGCAGCCCGAGGTGTGCCGGGTGCTGCTGCACGAGGTGTTTGGGCGCTTCGGGAGGGTGGGCACGGTGCTGCTGAAGCCCAAACCCGCCTGGCTGTGGCACCTGCTGCGGCGGCCGCCCCTCCTGGGCTGGCACGGGCGCCTGGAGCCCGCGGAGCCGGCGGAGGGAGCGGC
This window of the Ammospiza nelsoni isolate bAmmNel1 chromosome 3, bAmmNel1.pri, whole genome shotgun sequence genome carries:
- the LOC132070711 gene encoding uncharacterized protein LOC132070711, with the translated sequence MFRFLPRWRRRRPEDAPGAADRGALPEEFSPQSRHRQPGQGWACLWRHTGTRHCPGAGHTGTGHSPGTGHTGTGHSPGTGHTGTGHSPGTGHTGTGHSPGTGHTGTRHCPGAGHTGTRHCPGAGHTGRDAGIPGEAGAGPGCAQVNGKGPGSGGARQEQPQVGNSPRGTQALGKDFGDKPGVPRQASNGNEPREGTDRPRRRAPLPPRAGNREDEEGEPSGNSRSQERDTNKDSATHNGNEPREGTDRPRRRAPLPPRAGSREDEEGEPGSNSRSRDKDSGTALQNGNVPGEGMDQPACVPSVWTAKREDEEGEPGSNSRSRGTVTAAATTPGRDRRTEALSGAERREWLWQRLLQLGEDMANWEGKPTAELAAGLARRIAETPLCSYPEGPGGTRSARRERSSGASPDPDIPSGIYGSLLRMLRASGSAESAEEDPGSGSSSGSGSGLDSGSSSGSSSSLGWEQGSGASPDHISSGRYRNLLRMRGASGSTESAEEDSGWEQSSGASPDCDIPCGNCFIGMLRASGNAESSEEDSGLEQDQDQDQAAMNGVQAPSRLELRFPEVWARSRLDCGRVAEEVQLDGAPVPFQQQRPLRPDEEEQMAELLKEYQDQEIVVKGTSESNNPLILYQKPHGRGVRLSLDCRALNAATPVEPQERLDRDRLLTSINPRSRFFSVLDLSNACLAIPLASSCWHRFAFTFGDQQFLFTRLPPTFRGTASILHRRVAAMLSQLSPDTARGVFHYSDDILITAKRRRQLRFRTRRVLQLIQSTGFKVNREKTQLVQPEVNFLGLTLSAAGRRVPHERLNQICQHCDAPEPWHPDRLRSVLGEFNDLKEFIADYLELAMPLQALAVPEKWQGEREWKWQREWRQGGWEQLQRLKEALKAAPTLLFPNKSQPFVIRLSVHECSVGAVLLQEREGELLPVRHCSHRLRGQSWAPQDAACLAAARAVEAFQSLTGPAPILIQGPAGRYLLRGKPLLEGCTCDPELPERWRLLVTTKGLERQESQTAPIPLAPGLQEPRLVSIPLAPALWQLPADIPKANVWFLAVEKGSSGKQSVAFAAVNLEERWLLGLRQGCDKEAALLEALQELQEQHRSCHPLFLYSSWPLLAPRLKQLERSWRYSQGTVPAALRRLRSCPGMLQVRQVGWHGNVAPDESRWMQEVRARARAMAKNPVKSRKDWEPSAYERQEIVAQCHRRCHDGAQETLRRVQHVRSWTNAHEDVARWVRRCPRCQEGNPVPDPDPDPAPQRERGPWSRLWLSLCTGLLESPEGFRALLLVQDELSGWLDAFPLREPAQPEVCRVLLHEVFGRFGRVGTVLLKPKPAWLWHLLRRPPLLGWHGRLEPAEPAEGAAPGVARVAQALGKGWAAALPLIRAGFAAQWVREEELGALLCIPGLPLEVRCRNSDWKGECGGNGSGNGNGKENELLWLNAMEILEGYRQKVQEALW